The following nucleotide sequence is from Podospora bellae-mahoneyi strain CBS 112042 chromosome 1 map unlocalized CBS112042p_1, whole genome shotgun sequence.
CATGGAATTATCTAGATACCACTTTGAAACCCAACAGGGAAACAGGCACACTACTATCGTCATTCATACTATACACCGCTCTCATATCACCAGTGATACCTATATTGAGACGTATTCTCTGATAGATGCATACCTACATatcatcttccccaaccctccctaACAAACAAatccatcctcacctcccccctcggcgCTACACCCTCTCCATCGGGGCTAACAAGAGCCCCTTACCATAATACCCATGAACCTTATTATAGCCTCCTCATGATACAACCGCGTCACGCTGTACATCACCCGGCAGCACAATACTCACCATCTCTATCCAACAAACACATCTCCAAGGCAACATGAAGCAGCACCAGCCCTACAAAGGCAGGAGACAAAGCACAAAGGAGGCGGCGTAGAAAAACGCCTGAATGATACCGCATGTACCTACACGACTACTACCCCATACCGACTCACCGCATTCCCTTCCCGCTTTCCCACAAATCCTCCcgtgggagagagagagagagagagagagagagtgagtgagagagTGCTCGGCATTTCGCTTCCAGAAGGGAaattgaccaccaccacccctcaaGTCTGGCGACAAGGTTTCCAGTCTCGCCTCTCAAGTTCAAGTTCACCTTGCAGCTCGCCTCCCTGGTACGgctcacccccttctcctcgggTCCTTTCCGATGGCCGTTAACTTTCCCAACCGTTTGAGGAATCCTTGCCGTGTGTTATCGAGATGAATAGGTGTATGGGCTGACCTGTTGAAGTAGTTGGAAGCTACCTAAGCTCATGGAGATATCGGGGAATCTTTTGCCTCTGAATAATCACCATCACAATCCCTGAACATGAGAGAAAACACATAAACTGCATACCACACAACCAGGGAAGCCAGCCAGCTCGCCATGCGGTATTTCGACGTTCCATCCCACCGTTGCCTCTCCCCCGTCAACCCAGAAAGCAGATACCTATACTGCTGTCAAGAACACAGAAAAACTTGCTGGTACCTGTCAGGGCCCAACCCAAGCCCGGCCGGCTGGCCACCCGATCCAAGTCTGCAACTTAcagccaacacccccccctgGTCAAGAAAAAGGGTCGGATTTTAATCCGGCCATGTTAATTCAGACCTCGTTGCTTCGAAAAAAAATTAGGCTTCTAGATTGTTTGAGAAACCACTGGTTCGCCacgtttttcttttgcttgaAAGTGGCGTGTTGTGTTTATAATAGCGATCTCCCTGCATGATAGCAGATGCTATCACATAGGTTAGTGACCAGATACATGGAGGCTTCGCCTCAACACCGACAAGAAATCAAGGCCAAAAGTTCCGACTACAGCCGCGCGTCTGGGCCcgggggggacggggggtggtagatagatagttaAGTGGAGTTTTTGATCTCAATAATGATATGATCTACCCTGCTGTCGGGACCGAAAGCTGTCCGTCGgtgtcggcggcggctgtgAAGATGGCTTGGTAGGGGCAGGTAGAAATTGCACTTGGGAAGGCTTGCTAGCTCTATCCGATATCTAATTTggtctgttgttgttgatgttgttgacgtCCAGTCTCAAGCGCGCTCGTACTCGTGATGCTTTGACAGCTAAGAGCTCCAGCAAACCACTCTCCCACAGCTTCGTGGCGGCGGCACATTGCAAGAAGCTTGTCTGGCCTCTCTCCCGCATGCCCTTTCTcccacctctctctctctctttctccttctctctctctctctcttctccttctctctctctctctctctctctctctctctctctctctctctctctactCTCTAACCAAATCCCCCCgactccttccccttcacaGTGATGTTAGTGgtagtcgtcgtcgtcgtcggcgacCTACTccaggagaaggaagaggcaCAGCTCCTTTCCATCGGGAAGGATCCATCCCCTTACCTTAACCCCCTACACCACCCAATCTCGAAACAACCGCGCCAAAAAAGCAACACCGCGACGcacgtctcctcctcctcccacggcGTTCATCTCGGCAGCATTTCAAGCCTCCCAATGCAAGGAGTTGCAGTTGCATCATGACAAGTTATCTGCGGCGCGTGTTATTTTCCTCTCTGTCGACATCATCGACATCCCTTGTTAGAGTTTCACCCAAGCATAACATGGGCAGCAAGCGGACAGCTTCGTAAAGCCTTCTGTTCCGGTTGGTCCGGCTGGCTGGTGGAATcatggggggaaagggggcggtggtggaacTGCATTACAGTAGTCACTAAAATCAAGGAAGTTGAGTCGTGTACCGTGTTATTTTTTGCTTGTTGGCAGTGACAAAACTGAGTGAGTGGATGGGTTGTGGGTATCGAGCTGCGCAAATCCCTTACCCACACCGCGTCGTTTAGAAATGTTCTGCTTGACGGGATATAAACCACCACGATGTGGTTACTCAGCGGTGGAAATTGTTCTGCCACCAAGATTGTTGACAGGTCCTCCGGGCGGGTTGAAAGGCCCTTTCGCAACCCCTCAGGGTTTGGAATGTCCAGTCATAGTCAGCCACTCTCCCGCCCGAGACACAACCATCAAGGTACCCTACTcctaaccctcctcctccggccgCCGCTGCTCCCCACGATGACAAGGTTCCCCAATTTGTTCACCGGTAAGGAAGCCTTGGCTCTGCGCTCCCTATCCGTCCGGTAGGATCAAAGAACTTTGACAACAACGGACAATGGTACGCTCCTTCCCCCCACAGTCTCTATGCAGGGGGGGCTTCATGAAGGACGGGGTCGTAGTCAGTGGCACAGAGCGTCTTCGGGCTGGCGAATGAGGAGAGACGACTTCGTATGTGGGTGCTTTGATAGTTTCCATGTGCTAAGGTAGGAAATAGATAGAGTTAGGGAGACAGGGGAGCCCGAGCTGGCTGGCGTGTACCGGAGCCATCTCCGACAAAACACCAGCCTGTAGAACtgcctcccctttccccttcttccgtGATGCCCGCTCTTGCTTCCCCGGTCGAGATAAGGTACCTATAAACTTCGGGGAAACGGGCGTGGAGTGCCGGGTTCCATGCGTCTAGAGGAGCATGAGATTCTGACAGATGGCTTGGATATTCCGTCCTTGCAGCAAACTTGGCTACTGCTGTACTCCGTACTGGGGCCACTGGCGAGCGGAGCATATCTTCCTAGAAGAGAGCGTGCTATCATCAGGGTCACCGCTCGGACGCCCTGGATATCAAGGTCGGATgcgatgtgatgtgatgataTCCCTTCCGTCTGTTCCGTCCGACTGCCACAACCATAGCAACAGAAGAATTTCGAGCTTCTGGAAGAAGTCCCACGCCGCCTCCCCTTCATGTTTCGCATCTTCGACCGCTAAAACGCTTGTCTTGGTCGGTACCAACTACGCCAGGCGCATATTTGCGAATCCTTCAGcgccaccatcacatcaAGGTCATTATGTCAGCAGCGGTTACAGTTCTGACGCCAGGCGCTCTGCTTCTAGAAAGACGCAATATCCAGATGAGCCAAGAATATATCAAGTAATGACGAACGACTATACACTTCAAGAAGTCACCCAGTGCCACCTTGTAGCTTCCGTGGGTAGTCTAGTCAGGCCCAGAGGCAGGGAAAACTGAGGGCGATAGGCGAGATGATGCAGAGGCTTCATCGTCTAACCAAATCTTACAAGTGTAATAACAACTGTATCACTGAAGAAGCCGGGGCGATCATGATGGCAACATTGGCTTCAGGGATGGGACTTTCGTGCAAGTCCGAGCGAAACAGGCAGCGCCGTGTCGTTATGGCGGTTGAACGCCACAGCGTGTCTTCCGGCCGCCGAGTGATGGGGCTGATGCACAATGAGCCAGCTCGAGCCACACCCGAAACAGAGCCATATTGCCTGATAGGGCTGATGGTGGCCTTGTGAGTTTTTTGGTTGCAGACCCTGACAAACTGCTGGTGAACGACCGAAGGCTGGCACCATCGGGTTTCTGGATTTGGAAGCCGGCGAAGGTGCAACAAGAGCCAGTGGTTGGTTGCTTGCAAAGCCTCGGGTATCGATTTCCAATCGCTGATGGATGAGTGTCATCGCGTGGAGACCTCGGACTTTGGGTCGCTTTCGAAACGAGTTGCAGTTACTAGTCGGATACGGTAGAGCTCAAGCTTCGCTGGGCCATATGGGCGAATATCGTGATTTGAGAATGTATAGTTTCCAACTGCAACTAAGGTTCCAGCGCCAGGCCCCGAAAAGGCAGCTCGATGGCATGGCCGACTAGCTGTGCCTCTCTGGCGGTGTCCGGGTTTCGGATTAGCAAAGATTCCCCATGTTGGGTCAGGGTCAGATGGCTGCGAAAGCTCGACCAGGTTAGAGGACGGACGGCTTTTTGAAGAAACAGTCGGAAAACATACCGGATATACCTAGTGATCACCTACTCCACACACGTGTCATCCCAGGTGATTCCTCATGCTCGCGAGTGTGGCGTCTGGCACTCTGGCCCAACTGTGGGCGGGTTGGTTCATAGCGAGTGGTTATTGTACGACCAACAGCAGTTGTTGTGAACCCATCTGGCATCTGTTGTGGAGCGCGCGGAACTGGGTAAGCCGGTGGCAcgttgtgtgtgtttgcgAGATTCGAATCTGACCGGTGTAACTGTCGTTCTCACCGTTTCTCGGTCCAACACTTTTGCTGCCGGCCGCCGTTTGTCCGAATTGGTTGTCACAAGCCACACGCAGTGGTTCCAGCCTTGAAGAAACGCCCTTTCAGCCACTGACGCACAAGCCCGCCGCCCTACAGGGCTGATGGATCAACTCGTTCGTTCACTGAACTTCTGACCTCGATGTGCAGAACCATCAGACCGCGCAGCTGCTGCAAGACGGTACCTGTTATTTGACTCGCTGACTGCATGCTGACCCAGAATGACTCCGTAGTAGATAAGCACCATCGCCTTCTCACCGCCCTTATCACATGGACGTTGGGCTGGAGTACTTGTGAACCTCAGCTTGAGCAGAAGATGATCAGCCCGGGTGGAATATCACTGAGGCAGCGCCCCCTGTTATGTGAGATGATCATTCGGGCAAATAGATTGCCTGGCGTATTCAAATCTACTGTAGGCACTCTGCAAGCAAGCCGCCGCAAACGTAAAGAGTCGGTGAAGCTGACAGGGTGAACGCTACACTGACAAGTGGAAAAAAAGCCCTCAGTGGAGAGACTGCATACCCAGTCACATAGATCGCGGGGTGCTTCTGAACAAACGATGCGGGATGTACGAGCAATCGCGGTGGATGCGGGGATGAAGTTGTAATGACAGACACCTGCTGACTGCCCACCCGTCTCTCCAACGGCACGAGTGAGGCACCGGGTGGTGGgcagtgatgaggagaacCAAGGGCATATGTCATGAGTGTTGCTGTGCCCTTGAGGTCCAACGACGGAACCCACGGCGTGCGATTTCAGCGTTCCTGTCATGTGGTTGTAATAGGGCTTCTGTTGTGATACCTGTTGGAACATCTAAAGCGGGGTGTTGAGGACTGTCCTATTTATCGCGACATAGCCATGCCAGGACGGCACCCCGCTTTAAGTGTGTTCCTACGACTGACTGTTAGCTGCGTGGGCGGCGGCTTGCCCGTTGCTGTTGGTACTGTTGGTGTAACCAGTGCCTGTATGCCAGTCCTCAACAGGAAAATCCTCGATCGCGGGCAGCACGGCTGACCCGAATGTTGGCCAATCCAATCGGAAGATTTGGGTTCAAAAGTGCATATCCCGACAGCCACTTCGGCCCCCAGGCACCTGTTGTCACTTTTGATGTTTGGGACTTTAACATCTCACGCCCCCGCAAAACTGGTATGGAAATGGTGCAGATGGATGATGTTTGGGTGATCTTCGGGAaggacaacaccacccaccatttCGATAGTCCTTCTGGCTACGCTACCGGCGCCGGAGATAGACCACGTTTGATTCGAGCGTCGGCATTGGGAACTGCATTCATATGCGCGGACGGCGGCTAGAAGTGTGACTTCGGTTTCTGTGGCTGACAGGAGTCTCCGTGATTGGGAATGCTAGCCGCCAGAATGCAGCCAACTCTGCCACTTTCACGGTTGGGTTGCTGAGGTCTGTGAAAGATAGCTTGATAACTGAACCGGGCTGACATGTCTATCTATGGGTGTGTTGGGTAGGCTGTGAAATGGTACAGGCACCCGAATGTCTGTACTTAACATGGAGATTCTGGTTGTTGGCTGCTCCTCGCGCTCTTCAGGGTCTAGACAAGCTTCTAATGTCGTTGAAACGGCTGCGCCATCACGATCCCGAAATTTGAGTTCTTACGCAGCGTAACTGGGAGCTAGATGGGCGCGAGCCGCGATCAAAGTCCGATTTCAAGAGATCGGTTTCCGATACGGGGCAATAACAGGCGATGAAGTTGGGGACTAGCCCAGGCAACAGAATAAAATGTGGCTAAACTTAACGGCCGTGTCGATTGCGCGGGGGTTCGTGGTCTCCACAACAATGCTGCCCCTCACTCCAGGCTTAGCATCTGCAGGTGAAgaggggtggtgttgtcgaaTCAGATACCGAGACTGGAATACCTTCTTCAATGCAATGGGATGTTCAAAAAAGGCATCTTGCATGCAGATATCGAGGATATCAGCATGTACTTAGGGGGGAGGGACTCTAGCTTGGCCACTCAGGCTACAGTATGTATGGCTGGCATGACTGAGATGTATGTAAAAGTCTAGTGCCAACATCCAGAGGACGGACCCCAAAGATCTCAGGCACCTTCACGGGTTCACGCTAGAACTTGTCTGGAGTCAATCCCGCTGTGGATGATGCTTAACTTGTGTGGGCAGGCAAGCTTGGCACGGACTTGCGAGAGCATGAGACGGAAGTAGTCATGAAATAGGAGACCAGACCTATGCATTCTTGGCATGATTGGGCACCAGGTACGCTGTCAGACTGCATTATAGACCGATTGCACTTGCATCTCCTGGGACAGGGCATACTGCACTGTCAGCTTGATTTCGATTGGTTTGCCCACTTACGAGAGTCTTGGAGCAGACTATTGGACTCCATTCTCTTCCCGAGTTTGGCAGGTGAGTGCACTAGTGTAGATGTCGACCGAGCTGGGTTTCTTCGTATTCTCCCTGGCCACAAAAAACCGAAGACACTATACAATTAGCAGCCTTTCATACACACCATTCTCACTCAAAGACAGCCATAAAATTCTACCAAAATTCTTATATGTTTCAAAAGTACTAAAACAGCAGTGTTCAAAAGATGAGAGGATTTGAggaagtggtggttgagAAAATTACGTTTTAATATAGACGTGGTTGTGTAAGTGACGGTGATTTAGGTATTCCACCAAAGAACGAGCGCCGCTGGGAAGAAGTGGGGTCTCCCGAGAACTATCGCCGTGCGCGTCGTTGTGATCGCCGAAGTGTCCGGGGCTCCGGCCGCCCGGCTTTTTGTTTCAATATCAAATAGCCTTTCGGCGGTCGCGAGAACGTCAAACActctccttccctccctcatctAAGCAAACAAGCGCCGCGCATGAGCAGTGTTGGGAACAGCTGTGCCAGCGCCGCAAGGGCTCACGGGCTTCGAGAACAAATCGAAGACAATGCGGGAAGACCTCGAGCCAGCGGCGTAGATGACATGTCTTGGCGCAAAAGTCCGACGGGGGACTTTTGAGGTTGGATCGCTTGTCGTTCGCCgtgacagcagcaagaccTTGGGAGTTGCACAGAGGCGCCTGTCGGGCGATGTTTGCAGGACAAATTCCCCCAGATGTAACAGCAAGAGTATCATTTTAGGACTTCCAGTGCCCCGGAGCTGGAAAGCCTTGTGAAAGTGGTGGCCTAAGCTGCGCCTACTGTCCAGTGCAACCCCTGCTGGGTCGGGACATGCGAGACAACCGCTCGTCAATCGTTTAATGTTCGCCGGTTTGCCGCGATGGATGGCCCGTGCACGCCCGTTTTGACCGGTATACGCTATGCACGATGGGGTTCTTCGAAACGGAATCACCAACTTGACCCAGTGCGTCGGGACAGGGTTCAGGATCCTTCAACACGActtcatctccctctgcCACAACCTCGAGGTGGTCGCCCACACCAAAGAAATCATTCCCCTGCTGACAGCTTGTTCACAAGTCTCCCCTCAGGATACGCCGGTCATGAGCCGCCGGCAGGCATTTCTCTCGGAGACCACGAAAACATGTGCTTATGGCAACTTCGCCTGAACCCTTCACATCGCTGCCGCATCTTTCCACAGGTATTTTGCCTGTCTTTTTGTCCTCCCGGCGAGGGACTTTGAGTCTTCTGCAGGAGTGGATCTTTCCAGACTCCCCATGTCTCTCAATGAGGCAATTTGACCCGTTGGCTCTCCCCGCTGACAATACTGATCCTGCCCCGCTACATGAATAACGTCGTCTCTGGGAGTTCTGCGAGATCCCTTTCTCCTCGCTCGTCTGCCGTCATgcccaccaaaccctccgAACTCTTCACCGTGGCGGTATTTGGGTCTGGCGCCGTGAAACGTCCAAGTCAAACCCGCACAAATCAACTCGAACAGACGCCAGCTGCGTATGGCGGGAACCGGCGTTTGCTTCTTTGGTCTGATTGATTCCGCCGGACGCCGCAGATACACTCCTGGGACAACCTGTATGGTCACCGTCACCTTGATCATAGGCATGTGGTCATTGTGCAGCATTGTCTTGGATAAGAGTGCAGTTGCACCACTCAGAGgaacatcttcaacatccCATGCCACCTCTCCCGCGACATTGCTGGGCAGTCCTGTCTGGGCACGGCACATACACCTTCTTTTCACCTAAGAGCATGCTGTTTCTCATAGCACCGCGCGGCACAGCTTCCCATAATCTTCTGCTGGCACCTGAACCGGGCATTCACGGACAGAGATGGAAACGCTGGAGCCTGGGGGCCATGACATGACCGTTTCACTTCTGCGCCACTTGATCGCTCAGTCCGTTCTCAGTCTCTTgtttcctctccccccttcttctctatGCTCGGCCATCTTCATTCCATGTGGGAGCGAGATTCTGAAGGAGGAGACTCTTTCCAATGTTTGGTCTTCAGGGGGAGGACGTACATCTTGACCAACTGTCAAGCACACGGGCACGCTACCACCTGCGGAAGAGACCTTCCCCATACCTACACAGTGTACGCAATGCTGTCATTGCCCCAGTAGGGTCGCTGACTCGTCAACTTGACAAGCAGTCAATTTAGCATATTTCTCCAAGCTAGTCTCTTTTTGGTTGTCTCTTCCATTGTAGGGCTTGTTTTCCCGCGCTCTTTTTATGCATCTTGTTTGTATCGAGGTACTGTTCTAGatccacaccaccacccacacccacccTGTCTCCCGCCGTTCAGTGGCCCTTGCCAGAACCCCTTACCCCGACCCCTGGAACGTGCCTCGCTCTCTCTGTCGTTCCCGGCCTTTCTCCCTGTCAGGCTTGTTGAACCCATGTATACCCGCTGCCCACTTGGGGTGCGGATTCCTTGCCGGCCCAAACTCGCTCTGGGTGCTCGATGTATGGATACCTCAGGAGCAAGGTGCAACCGCCATGTACAGCAGTACCCCAAGCAGGGTATGTGTGGGGATGGGTACTGCCTCTCTCCACGTTATAAGCCTAGCCTCCCCGGCCCCATGCTCCAAGACCTTTGAGGCTGAGGGCCATTGCCATCGAAAAAGCTTCAAGCTACCCCAAAGATAGATTGACAAGCTTTGTTCGAAATCTTGCTACCTGATCGCTTCACGGGCCAGAGACCCGACGCCAGACCTCACACGTTCCGTTGACATCCTCATATAAGTCGACGAGTGCCTTTTTGCCGTCAACTTTATAGCGGCAGATCCATACCATTACTGACAAACGTAGGTGGTCTTCCACTCGAGttcctttttgttttcttagtgtgtcttcttttccccccaGTCTCGTTTCTCCATACAAGATGGACTCCTCCTATTCAGACCAAGACTTCGACAACACTTACTCACACAACGCCAGATCGAGAGCCGGTAGCGGGGTGTCTACAACAGAAGGGCTCTTTCAGAACTTGCAGCTTGCCGAGTCTCCGTCCCTGGAAACCGGTTCCtataccagcagcagcagaccaccatcctcgaggCGCCTGGCCTCACCCGTATACTTAAGTCCGAGCCTGTCCCACCCGCCCACCTATCTTTCCAGCTCCATCTctccacatcaacaacacttTGCACACCTACCCTCGGACACTGAGTGGTTCGAAGCGGAACACGCATCAGTCCACGGCACACCACTGTTACGACTGGAACCTGCACCAGACCACGGGGAAACGGCTTCGACGTCATCGCCGCTGGCATCGATCGAGCCGGAAAGCATGAGGTACTACGCACGCCAGTTAGAGAGTTGCAGAAAGGATCGTGACTGACACCCATCCAGCGCCGTTGCCGTATCATACGATCCAGGATTCAGCATGGGAAGCAGATCTTCTTTCACTTGGCCAGGTGCGTCAGCCTCCCTATCATGCTGGACGGACAATGCATgctcaccagcagcaacagtatTGGACTCTGGAAGCGGTCTTTTGCCGCCTGACATGAGCCACCACTACGGATCAGAAGCCAGTTTATCACCGCCCAGCGGATCACGCTCGATCACGGGCAGCCCGCCAAGAAACACACTCACGCCGGAACAGAGGGAACTAAAACGCCAACGAGACCAGGCCCGACACAGTTCGAAGATGCACGCTCGCGGGCGAAGGGCGGGAAGTGGCTCCGAATCGGTGTACTCACCTCCAGTAGCGCTGGCCGACTTGACGACAGGCTCCTCCACGATGCCGATCTATACCACCGCGCCATCTCAAATGTCGCTCATGGCCGAACCTACAACGTCACATTATTTGCCGCCCTTCTCGCCTCCCCTTCCAGATCAAAGCCAGACAAACATGTTCCCGAGTCCCTACCCGCCACAGTCGTACATGCCAGGCTACAGCTACCAGCCATCTCCGGCCCCGAGTCTACCATCGCACTATGGGTATGTTTCCAACCCGGGAAACAATCGGGCGGTTACTGACAccttcctcagcagcagaCCAGTCATGGGAGACCCGAATCTTGGCATGTACTCAGTTCCACCCGTGATGGGCCCAGGACCTCAAGAAACGAGCGGACAGGTACGAGTGGTACACAGCCGACCAAAGCCACAGTGTTGGGAGCACGGATGCAACGGTCGCCAGTTTTCTACCTTCAGCAACCTTCTCCGGCACCAGCGTGAAAAGTCAGGACAGGCCACGAAGGCGACGTGTCCCAACTGCGGCGCAGAATTCACACGAACCACGGCGAGAAATGGGCATCTGGCACACGACAAgtgcaagaagaagagcagcaaCTGAGCTCCAGCGGGCTGCAGGTGTTTCTGGATTTGCGTTTCGACTACAATTTCTATTCTGATTTCTGTACACATCCCTTTTGCATGGCGAGATTTTGGGAGGGAATTTTGGTTCTTTTCTTCTGGACATTTTATCTTTTCTCTATACACTTCTTCTCTGGTACATTatgcctttttttttttttttttttcggtggGTTTTTCTAGAATTAGGGGACAGTGAAGAGTGCTTCTCAGGGGGTCGCATATACTAGGGGATGGCGAAAACGATGCCGAACTTATAGGTGTAGAAGACTGGGAGTTCGGCAGCTTGCTCCAGAAAAGGGAACCGGCAACAAAGGGGGGATTTGATGTGTGTTATTTGAGGACCTGTGATGGCGCAGGTTACGAGCCTTCTTTGGCCAATTACTATACCCATTTTATTAAGCAGAAATATGATCAATGTAACAAGCACCGTTGAGTGTGCATCGGCAAAGGTTACAGCTCTTCTTCACTTCCACATTGGCGCTATGCAAATCAAGGTGCCTCCTTCCCAATCAGTCCAGTTGGAAGAAATGGGCAGTTGGCCGTCAGTCAGACGAACTAGAGGCAGGAGGCACGCACTGGGTCCTTCCCGCTCCCGAGTTCCTACCTCAGAAGGAGGGCTGCAGTCTGACCgttgctccttcttcccgcAGTCAACTCCCGGGGGGCGCCTGCCAGGTTGATCCCACAAGTGACGTTGTCAGCCTCCAGTTCCACATCACTTCACCGCCCTATCATCCGACCTCTGACTAACACACCCCGATGCGCAAAATATACAAAGTCCTCACGGCAACATCTGTTTGCTGTCTGCCTTCCAGAGCAAGTGATGTCGGGCCCTACCTGAGGGCTTTTGGCAGTGATGACTGTGGCTGCACCCAAGGTGCGGCCAACTCGGCGGCCATCTTCAATGGCGGCAAACCGCCCACCAGAAACTCACAAAAGCCATGTGCTTTCCAACAGCGCACTCGATAGCTTTGATCTCCGCGCGTGGACGGCAGATCGTCGCCAAACACATTGCCATGGCTGTGCTTGTCAGGTATGTCTCCCCTGATCAAGGAATGCTCAGGGGCAGCCTTCATCAGGGCTCCTACAGCGGATCAATTCTGCTGTTGACGAGATGACCACGCCGTGCTAATTTCAAATGCAGTCATTTCTTTTTCACACAGATATCACACGATCCAGGGCCATATCCATGAGAGCCCGGCATAGAGCGCCAGCCTATCATGTGTCCCATCTGCGATCTTCAGGCTCAACTATTCATGGACTCGAACAAGTGCCTGACAAATCCTCGGATTTTGGCTCCTCCTTTGACACAGCAGAGAGCGGGCATTTGTGCCTTTGTGATCGGGAACTTCACCCACAATCCCCAACAGCTCACACAGGTGTCACGATTTGATACCAACCTCGGTCTCGAGGGGAAAACGCCACTGGGCCATTGGAAGACCACGTCGTGGGAACAAACAAGATTGGTATCATGGCCACAGATAACAAGCGATCTCCAAGGATGCCCTGGCCCAATTAGGAGACTCGAGGGTGGCCAACAGTCGACATCGGGCCCGCACCAATGATGTTTGAGAGAATTCTGCTGGCTGAAATCAATCTCAACTTTCCCCTGGAAGATCTGTTTCAGCGATGACTTTGTTACCCGCGAAGACCGAAGACCATGCGATAACACTCAGCGGGgagttgctgctgtcaagTCTGGCATAAGGGTTACACAGCCGCGCTAGAAATAGCTCCAAACCAGAACatgtcaaccaccacctcaaatCGTGTTGGACACTCGTGAATGGGCAGCGTCCGGGCTCGTGCTATGACAGTGCGAGCAGATGACCAAGTGGTGAGTGCAATTCTTCACCTTTCACCGTATTTTGTGACAACGCGAGCATCCGAGCTCACCCAGCATGCTGGGTCCCTAGCCATTTCCGCGGCCACTGTGCCACCAAGATGCCTAATGGTGGCGGGAAGCTCAAAACACCGAGTGTCTTCTTGCGAGATAGCGTGGCGACCCGGGTCTGACTAGGCCCATCGGCTCCGGCGAGGTGTCCGGCAGTCATGCTCGCTAATGAAGATCCGACAGCTTCCG
It contains:
- a CDS encoding uncharacterized protein (EggNog:ENOG503P5XW); this translates as MDSSYSDQDFDNTYSHNARSRAGSGVSTTEGLFQNLQLAESPSLETGSYTSSSRPPSSRRLASPVYLSPSLSHPPTYLSSSISPHQQHFAHLPSDTEWFEAEHASVHGTPLLRLEPAPDHGETASTSSPLASIEPESMSAVAVSYDPGFSMGSRSSFTWPVLDSGSGLLPPDMSHHYGSEASLSPPSGSRSITGSPPRNTLTPEQRELKRQRDQARHSSKMHARGRRAGSGSESVYSPPVALADLTTGSSTMPIYTTAPSQMSLMAEPTTSHYLPPFSPPLPDQSQTNMFPSPYPPQSYMPGYSYQPSPAPSLPSHYGSRPVMGDPNLGMYSVPPVMGPGPQETSGQVRVVHSRPKPQCWEHGCNGRQFSTFSNLLRHQREKSGQATKATCPNCGAEFTRTTARNGHLAHDKCKKKSSN